GTCACCTCGATCGCCGGCCGGCACGGCGGAGGCGGCGGCTCGGTCGTCTACGCGACCAGCAAGGGCGCCGTCAGCACCTTCACCCGCGGTCTGGCCAAGGAGCTCGCCCCCGACGGCATCCGCGTCAACGCGATCTCGCCCGGCGTCATCAGCACCCCGTTCCACGATCGCCACACCGGTCAGGAGCAAATGAAGGCCATGCTCACCACCATCCCGATGGGCCGCACCGGCACCCCGCACGAGTGCGTCGGCACGATCCTCTACCTGGCCTCCGACGCGATGGCCTCCTACGTCACCGGCCAGATCGTCGAGGTCAACGGCGGCCAGCTGATGCCGTAGTCACAGCCCGGCCAGTACGGCGTCCGCGATCGCGATCGTCTCCTCGATCTGCTCGCCGGTGTGCTCGGTGGACAGGAACCACAGGCCGCGCGGGACGATGCTGATGCCCTGCGCGAACAGCCCGGCGTGGAAGCGACCCATCGTCGCGCGGTCACAGGCGGCGAACGACCGGTAGTCGGTGACCGCCGCCTGGTCGGTCACGCAGGTCTGGAAGACCGGGCCGGGCCCGTCGACCAGCAGCGGTACGCCGTGCCGCTCGCCCGCCGCCCGCAGTCCGGCCATCAGTTGCCGGCCGCGGGCGACCAGCGGCGGGTAGACCGCGTCGCGCTGTTCGTCGAGGTGCCGGAGGACCGCGTCGGCCGCGGCCATCGCGACCGGGTGCGAGTTGAAGGTCCCCGCGTGCGCCACCGTCCCATCCGCGATCGACCCCATCACCTCGCGCGAACCGACCAGCGCCGACACCTGCATGCCACCGGCCATCGCCTTGCCGAACGCCGACAGGTCCGGTACGACGCCGAGCAGCTCCTGGGCGCCGCCGGGCGCGACCCGGAAGCCGGAGATGATCTCGTCGAAGACCAGCAGCGCGCCGTACTGCCGGGTCAGGTCCCGCAGCCCTTCGAGATAGCCGGGGCCCGGAGTGATGCACCCGGTGTTGCAGAGCAGGGGCTCGAGGATCACGGCGGCGATCTGGTCGCCGGACTCGGCGAACACCGCCGCCACCGCGTCGAGGTCGTTGTAGGGCAGCACGATCAGGTCGGCCGCGCCGTCGCGCGGCTGGCCCGCCGTACCGTCGACCGCGTTCGGGTGCCGGGCGTCGCCGGCCGAGGCGAGGTCGGGGTGCACGCTGTAGAGCACCGGCTCGAGCCAGCCGTGGTAGTTGCCCTCGAACTTGACGATCTTCGGCCGCCCGGTGTGCCCGCGGGCCAGCCGGATGGCGCCGTGCACGGCTTCCGACCCGACGCTGTTGAACCGCACCAGCTCCGCCGACGGGACCATCGCGCAGAGCTGCTCGGCGACGACCGCCTCCAGTTCGTGCTGGGCGGCGTACGCGATGCCCCGGCTGACCTGGGCCGTGACCGCTTCGGCGACCAGCGGGGACGCGTGGCCGAGCAAGTTGGGGCCTTGGCCGAGCACGTAGTCGAGGTAGCGGTTGCCGTCGACGTCCCAGAGCTCGGCGCCCTTGGCATGGTCGACGAACAGCGGCGTCCCGGCCGCGCGACGGGCGTCGCTCGAGACACCGCCGGCGAGCGACCGCTGGGCGCGGGCGTACAACTGGTCGGCCTGCTCGAAACCTCGGGCAACGGTGCTCGGCATGGTTCCTCCGTGGGTCGGGGTTATTCGAGCTTCTCGGTGAGTAACCGGAACTGCTGGCGCGGCCGCCCGCCACCGCTCGACCGGGCGGGAGGCAGCGGCCAGGCGAGCCCGGCGTCGACCAGTTCCTTGAGCATCCGGCGACCGGTCCGCTGGGTGACCTGCATGATCTCGGCGACGGTCTCGACGTCGGCGATCACCTGGGGACCGGCGCCGGTCGCGGCGGCGATCGAGGTGACGATCTCGATCGCGCGCGGATCGATCGGCGGGGCGCCGTCCTGCGGCGCGGACTCGGTGACCGCGCGGCCGGTGCCGGGTGGGAGGTCGGTCCGCGCGTTCGCGTCGTCGAGGTAGACCGCGACCCGGCCCGCGCGACTGACCGAGTCCTCGACCGCCATCAGCGCGTTGGCCTCGGCCGCCCGTGCGGTCTGGCCGGTGCCGGCTCCGACAGCCACCGGTACGCCGAGCTGAGCCGTCAGCGCGCTCAGGAAGGGCGCGGTGCTGAACTGCTCGGTCAGCTGGACCAGGGCGCCGTGGGTGGTGGTGACCAGGAAGAGCGTGTCCGAGCGCCGTGCCACCGTCGCCCCGACCTGGCGCGCTTCCGACAGCAGCCGCTGGTGGGTCGACAGGGCGAGCTCCTGCTGCCAGTAGTCGCCGGACTCGGTGCGCGACGTACCGGTCGGGATCAGCTGGACGGCGATCATCGCGATCTGGTGCGCGCCCATCCGGGTGCCCTGCCCGAGCAGCACCGCCGTCTCCAAGGCGTCGCGCACGCTGGACCGGGTCGGAGCGATCCGGAGCACCGGTACGCCGTGCGACCGCAGCTCGCGCTCGACCGAGAGGATCGTGGTCAGGGCCAGGGTGCTGCCCTGCTCCCGCTTCGCCCGGTGGAAGGCCACGAAGCCCGCCACGGACTCGGGGCCGTCGTACGGGATGTCGTGCACGTGCGTGGTGTCGAGCCCGATCTCGGCGTACGCCTCCTCGACGTCGGCCGCAGCCAGGGAGTCGATACTCACCCGGCTCAGGTCGACGTCGTCGATGGTCAGCGAGGCGCGCAGCAGGGCGGCGTACAGGGCGGCGCCGGTCAGCGGGAGGTGCGTGGACGGGACCGTCAGCCAGTGCCCGTCCGCGGCCAGGTCGAACTGCCAGGGGCCGGGGAACACGGCGGAGTCGATCCGGTCGCGCAGCCGCCGGTAGCGGTCCTCGGCCTCGGCCTGGTCGTCGTACCCGCCGGTGACGAACTTGACCCGGTTCGGGGCGTGCCGCTCGGCGACCTGCTGACCGGCCTCGGCCATCGTCTTGACCAGCCGGCGCGGGCCGAACAGCCCGACCACCACCGGTGGAAGGCGTTCGCCGGCCGCGGAACTGTCGGTGTCGTCGCTCATCGAGGCTCCCCCGGATCACCCGGCAGCGGGCGCCACCGGAACAGACGGTGGGCGTTCCCACCGAGGACATCTTCGCGCTCGTCCTCGGTCAGCGACGCGTAGACCACCCGGCCGAGCGACATCCGCTGGTCGATGAAGGGGAAGTCGGAGCCGAACAGCACCCGCCGGCTCCCGACCTGCTCGACCATGCCGGTGATCAACTGGCCGGTCATCTGCGATCCGCACACCTCGAGCCAGAGCGAGGAATGGCGGCTCGCGGCGGCGACCGCTTCGTCGACGCCGGCCGGACTGATGCCCGCGTGGCCGAGGATCACCTGAGCGTCGGGGTACCTGTCGGCGACGGTCTCGAACAGCACCGGCGCGTCGTACGCCGAACGGTGCTCCGAGTGGCTGAGCACGGGGCAGCCGGTCTCCGCGGCGAACGCCCACACGGCGGCGTACCGCGCACCGGTCACGGGGTACTGGTGCAGCGACGGGTGCACCTTGATCCCGACGAAGCGGTCGTCGGCCGCGAGCCGTTCGAGCTCGCGGTCCGGGTCCTGCCACGGATTGATCACCGCGTACGCCGCGATCCGGCCCGGGTGGGCGTCCACCGCGGCCAGCGTCTCGGTGTTGCCGAGGTGGGCGTCCTGCTGGATGCCGCGGTTCGCCGCGACCACGGCGACCTGGGTCCCGGTCCGGTCCATCACGTCGACCATCTGCCGTGCGCCGGGCTCCGGAATGTGGAACAGCGAGTACGGGCCGAGGTGCGCGTGGACGTCGATCACCTGGCGCCCGGCCGGTGGCCGGCGGCCGATCATCGTTGCCCCCCGACAGCAGCAGGCAACCGTCCCGCGAACAGCCCGGCCGCGTTGCCGGAGCCGATCCGGCGGACCGTGGCGTCGTCGACGCCCGACCAGGCGAGCCGGACGATGCTCTCGGCGGGATCGCGCAGCCCCAGCCCGGTGGCGAACAGCAGGCGGTCGGCGAGACCGTTGGCGGCCAGCCACTCCACGGCCTGATGGGCCGCGAAGTTGACCAGGTCGACGGACAGGTTGTCGTGGTCGCGCAGGGCCGCCGAGAGGTTGCGCAGCTCCCGGTACCCGACCTGAGAGACGACGATCCGCAACGTGGGAAAGCGGGTCGCGATCACCGCGAGCTGGGACCAGTCGAGCTCAGCGGCGTCCACGCAGAGCGGCAGGCCGGTGACCGCGAGAGCCGAGTAGAACTCGTCCATCGCGGCGGACACGGGCGAGTACCCGTGCGACCGGGGATGGAGCCGGAACGCCCCGACTCCTTCCCCGTCCGCGGCTTGGCCGACCAGCCCGCCGAGCGTGTGCGGCTCGCCGTGGACCGGCGGCACCGCCGTCCAGCAGGCCAGGACGCCCTGGTCGGCCAGGTCGTCGGCGACGGCGCTGGCCTCGGCGTTGCCGGTCAGCGGGTCGTGCAGCCACGAGGCCATCGCGCTGACGAGAGCTCCGGACAGCTCATACGTGGCGAGGTGGGTCGCGATCGCGTCCCGGTCGGTCGGCTGCAGCAGGGCCGCCGGGTGCGCACCGGTCACGATGTGCGCGTCGAACCAGCCGCTGGTGACGTCGTCAGGCATGGGTCGCCCCCTCGATGGTCCAGCGTCCGGCGTACGGGAGCGTGAGATCCGCCCAGCCCGCCTCGTCGCTGACGGTCGTCACCGGTACGCCGTTCAGCCGGACCTCGCCGTCCTGACCCACGCGGATCCAGATCCGGCAACGGCCGGACGCGGTCACGGCCAGCTGCAGCCGGCCGTCCCGCAGAGTGGCCTCGACATCGACGGGCGCGGCACTGCGGAACAGCGGCCGGCCGCGGTCGGCCAGCTCGCGAACCTGCCAACCCGTTGCCCAGGACAACTGTTCGCCTGCGTCCCGCCGCGTGCGTACCCAGTGGTTGGTGCCGACTCGATCGACCGTGTGGCCGTGGTCGATGGTCAACGTCGCCCAGCTCCGGACGACGGTCACGCTGGGCGACTCGGTCCCCGTGTGCGGGACGAGCACCGTGGTAAAGGCCCCGCGATCGCGGTCGAGCGCCAATGTGTGCAGCGGTTCGTACCGCGCTTCCGGGCGCACCAGGTCCGGCCGGCGAGCCGTCCCCTCAAGCGTTTCGACCGCTGTCGTCTCCGGGTCGCCGGCCTCGAGCAGGAGGAGCCCCGAACCGTCGGGACCCGTGGTGTCGAAGGCGAGTGGGCCCACCTGCCGCCAGGGGTCGAGCGCCTGCCAGCAGGCGCGGAAGGTGTGCTGCCCGTCAAGGCCTGGTGTGCTGTCGGTGACGACCAGGTACGACGGCTCTTCCCGGACCATCGCGATCGTGCGGGCCTGCGGTACGCCGTTGCCCTGGTGGCGTCCGGTGAAGACGGCCAGGAGATCGGTGTCGACCAGCGGGTCGGTGCTCACCACACGATCGGTGCTCAGCTCCTGTCCGTCCACCAGCACGGTGTTGTGCCCGCGGCCGGACTGGTACCAGGACAGGTACTCCGGGTCGTCGTAGCTGGGCGGACCGCCGGCCTCCCACAGCAGCGGCCGGTGCTGCCCCTCGAGCACGAAGTCGAGTACAGCGCGGTGCGAGTGCGACTCCAGCTCGTGCTCGATGTGCGGCCCGCAGTTGATCACGGCGCGCAAATCGCCCGCGCGCAGGACGACGTACCCGGAATAGCCCAGGACGGAGGTGCGCTGCGGCGCGGGAGCAGGGGTGCTGACGGCTGACGCGAGCGTGCTCGTCCATCGGGCCTGCCTGGCGGTGTCCGTCCAGGCCGGAAGCATGGCCGCCTCTTCGGCGAACTCCTCCGGGCTCAGCCATTGCGCGGCGGAGCTTGCCAGGACGGGGTTGTCGAGCACGTAGCTTCCCCGCAGCAGACTCCGGGCCGGCCACTCGACGTGGCTGTCCTGCAGGTGGGGGATCCAGCCGTTCGGCGAGACGAGCTCGCGCAGCCAGTCGTACATCGCCGTCAGCTTCGGGTGCCGGGCCAGTTCTCCGGACCCGTACCGGGAGTCGACGACAGCGGCCAGCTGCAGCGAGGTCAGGCACATCTTGTGGTAGCCCGGAGAGCGTTCGTAGTGTCCGCCGTCGGGATAGACGTCCAGCAGCAGGTGCTCGTCGATCCGCAGGCGCGCACGCTCGGCCCAGCTCGCGGCCTCGGCCAGATCCGGCAGTACGGCGCTGATGTGCAGGAGCTCCGTGGCGCAGACGAGTTGCCAGTTGCCGTGCCGGAAGGCGTCGTGCTCGTCGTACGCCCAGCGCGCGCCGCCGACCAGAGTGCTGACCAGTCCGCCCCACGCACGGTCGGACAACGGTGAAGCGGTGAGAACCTCGAGCGTGGGCAGGAGACTGCGGCAGCGGGCCCAGGTGCCGAGGGAGTACCAGATCACATCGAGCCCGGGCCACTCGCCGGTGACAGAGTCGCGCTGCTCGACCCAGTCCTCCAGGTGCTTCTCGAAGGCTTCGAGGTAGCGGCCCTCCCCGGTCAGCAGCCAGGCGTGCACGCCCGGCACCAGCCAGTCCAGGTAGTGGAAGCCGTACCGCCGGGAGCGGCCGTGCTCGGTGCCGGTCACGTCGACTCCACTGAGCAGCGCGGTCGCGTCGATCAGCACCGCGTCGGCCGCGGGCCGGGAACGGATCGCTTCGGTCCACTCGCGCAACGGCCAGGCCGGTCTGCGCATTCGGCCGGCCACGAAGGCGCGCAGCGTGGCGAGGTCGTCGACCCCGGACGGCGAGCCGAAGGCCTTGATCAGGTCACCGGTGCCGATCCGGTTGATCCGGCCGTCGATGTGCCGGGCCTTCTCGGGGCCGGCGGACTGGGTGGCGATCTCCTTCACCGGGCCCCGGGATCGGCGAGCATCGAGACGTCGACGGGCTGCCGGGTCGCGATCGAGGTGTGCGCGGCTTCCAGTACGGCGGTCACGTTGCGGCTGCTCTCGATCGTGATCAGCGGCTGCGCGCCGGTGCGGCAGCAGGAGATCCAGTGCGCGATCGCGTCGGCGTACGCGCCGGCCGGAATGCCGTGCATCACCCGCTGCAGCATGTTCCGCGGGTAGCTGTAGCCGTCCTCGCGGGCGACCACGACGCTCTCCTTCTGCCGGTCCAGCTGGACCACGCCGTCCTCGGCGACGACCGAGACGTAGGAGTCGACCATGGTCGGGAAGGTGTTCGGGTAGATCCAGGCCGACTCGAACGTCGCCACGGCACCGCGCGAGTACTCGGCCTGGATCTGGATCGCGTCGGGGGTGTCGATCCCGAGCGAGCGCAGCTTGCCCCAGCGCGCGGTGGCGTAGACGCGGCTGACCTGGTCGCGCAGCAGCCAGGAGACCAGGTCGATGTCGTGGCTGGACAGGAACCAGGCACAGGTCGTCCGGTCGGCCCACGAGAGCATCTCGGTCGGCACGAAGATCGTGTCGTCCTTGCGGGCGTAGGCGACCGCCGGCTCACCGAGGCCGGCGAGCAGCTCGTGCGCCTGGGCGTAGGCGGGGACCCAGCGATGGTTGAACAGGCACATCGCCACCACGCCGTTGCGCCGTACGGCGGCGACCGCCGCGTCCGCCTCCGCCACGGACGTGGTGAGCGGCTTCTCGACGAGGATGTGCTTGCCGGCGTCGGCCGCCCGCACCATCATCTCGCCGTGCAGGTGGTCCGGCGTGGTGAGCACGACGGCGTCGACCTGGTCGTCGCGCAGCAGGGCGTCCAGGTCCGGGCGGATCGCCGGCCGGGGAGCACCGCGCTCCTGGATCTCGTCGGCGAGCCGACCGGCGCCGTCGGCCGAGCGGCTGGTGCACGCCGTGACCTCGACCCCGGCGACGGCCGACAGGGACAGCGCGTTCGCCCGACCCATGATCCCGGCGCCGACGATGCCGATCCGGAGCTGGTCCATGCTGGTCACTTGCCCTTCGCGAGGGCGCTGTTCCACGCCGTTTCGGCGGCGTCCAGCGCTTGCTGTGCGGACTTCGTCCCGGACATGAAGGCCCGGACCTGCTGGTCGAACAGTTCGCGCAGCTGCTCGTCGTTGCCCGAGCCCAGCGACGCGTCGACGCTGTTGCCGAAGGTGTCCCGCAGGATCTTGCGGGCCTGGTCGGCCGGTGTGCTGCCGCTGATGTCGGTGAAGAACGGGTCCTCGAGCGTCTTCAGCGTGGACGGGTAGATCGGTACCAGCTTGCAGAGCGCCAGCTGCTGCTCCGACGACGTGACGAACTTGATCCACGCGGCCGCGGCGGCCTGGTTGCCCGACTTCGCCGGGATGCCGAAGACCTGCTGGCCGGGCAGGTAGTACTTGCCGGACTTGCCGCTGACCGGCGGTGCGACCGCGATGGACTTGTAGACCGCCGGGGAGTTCTTCTCGACGTTCAGCAGGGTGCTGGAGGTGGCGAGCGGGTTGAACGCGATCTGCCGGTTCTCCAGCGACTGCGGCAGCTCGCGCTGGTTGGCGCCGAGGCTGCCGGGGGCGATCGCGCCCGAGTCGAAGGAGGTCTTGAACTTCTCCAGCAGCGCGACCGTCTCGGCGGTGTTGAAGGCCGCCTTCGTCCGGTCCTCCGAGAGCAGGGCAATGTCGTTGCCCTGCACAACGTTGCTGTAGGCCATGAAGTTCGTGGCGGCCTTGCCGGAGGACTGGTGGTAGGTCTTGGCCAGAGCGAGCGCGTCGTCGTACGACTTGGGCGGCTTGGCCGTGCTGAACCCCGCGGAGGTCAGCAGGTCGCTGTTG
The Kribbella italica DNA segment above includes these coding regions:
- a CDS encoding amidohydrolase family protein, which codes for MIGRRPPAGRQVIDVHAHLGPYSLFHIPEPGARQMVDVMDRTGTQVAVVAANRGIQQDAHLGNTETLAAVDAHPGRIAAYAVINPWQDPDRELERLAADDRFVGIKVHPSLHQYPVTGARYAAVWAFAAETGCPVLSHSEHRSAYDAPVLFETVADRYPDAQVILGHAGISPAGVDEAVAAASRHSSLWLEVCGSQMTGQLITGMVEQVGSRRVLFGSDFPFIDQRMSLGRVVYASLTEDEREDVLGGNAHRLFRWRPLPGDPGEPR
- a CDS encoding aspartate aminotransferase family protein, producing the protein MPSTVARGFEQADQLYARAQRSLAGGVSSDARRAAGTPLFVDHAKGAELWDVDGNRYLDYVLGQGPNLLGHASPLVAEAVTAQVSRGIAYAAQHELEAVVAEQLCAMVPSAELVRFNSVGSEAVHGAIRLARGHTGRPKIVKFEGNYHGWLEPVLYSVHPDLASAGDARHPNAVDGTAGQPRDGAADLIVLPYNDLDAVAAVFAESGDQIAAVILEPLLCNTGCITPGPGYLEGLRDLTRQYGALLVFDEIISGFRVAPGGAQELLGVVPDLSAFGKAMAGGMQVSALVGSREVMGSIADGTVAHAGTFNSHPVAMAAADAVLRHLDEQRDAVYPPLVARGRQLMAGLRAAGERHGVPLLVDGPGPVFQTCVTDQAAVTDYRSFAACDRATMGRFHAGLFAQGISIVPRGLWFLSTEHTGEQIEETIAIADAVLAGL
- a CDS encoding heparinase II/III family protein — protein: MKEIATQSAGPEKARHIDGRINRIGTGDLIKAFGSPSGVDDLATLRAFVAGRMRRPAWPLREWTEAIRSRPAADAVLIDATALLSGVDVTGTEHGRSRRYGFHYLDWLVPGVHAWLLTGEGRYLEAFEKHLEDWVEQRDSVTGEWPGLDVIWYSLGTWARCRSLLPTLEVLTASPLSDRAWGGLVSTLVGGARWAYDEHDAFRHGNWQLVCATELLHISAVLPDLAEAASWAERARLRIDEHLLLDVYPDGGHYERSPGYHKMCLTSLQLAAVVDSRYGSGELARHPKLTAMYDWLRELVSPNGWIPHLQDSHVEWPARSLLRGSYVLDNPVLASSAAQWLSPEEFAEEAAMLPAWTDTARQARWTSTLASAVSTPAPAPQRTSVLGYSGYVVLRAGDLRAVINCGPHIEHELESHSHRAVLDFVLEGQHRPLLWEAGGPPSYDDPEYLSWYQSGRGHNTVLVDGQELSTDRVVSTDPLVDTDLLAVFTGRHQGNGVPQARTIAMVREEPSYLVVTDSTPGLDGQHTFRACWQALDPWRQVGPLAFDTTGPDGSGLLLLEAGDPETTAVETLEGTARRPDLVRPEARYEPLHTLALDRDRGAFTTVLVPHTGTESPSVTVVRSWATLTIDHGHTVDRVGTNHWVRTRRDAGEQLSWATGWQVRELADRGRPLFRSAAPVDVEATLRDGRLQLAVTASGRCRIWIRVGQDGEVRLNGVPVTTVSDEAGWADLTLPYAGRWTIEGATHA
- a CDS encoding Gfo/Idh/MocA family protein; amino-acid sequence: MDQLRIGIVGAGIMGRANALSLSAVAGVEVTACTSRSADGAGRLADEIQERGAPRPAIRPDLDALLRDDQVDAVVLTTPDHLHGEMMVRAADAGKHILVEKPLTTSVAEADAAVAAVRRNGVVAMCLFNHRWVPAYAQAHELLAGLGEPAVAYARKDDTIFVPTEMLSWADRTTCAWFLSSHDIDLVSWLLRDQVSRVYATARWGKLRSLGIDTPDAIQIQAEYSRGAVATFESAWIYPNTFPTMVDSYVSVVAEDGVVQLDRQKESVVVAREDGYSYPRNMLQRVMHGIPAGAYADAIAHWISCCRTGAQPLITIESSRNVTAVLEAAHTSIATRQPVDVSMLADPGAR
- a CDS encoding amidohydrolase family protein — its product is MPDDVTSGWFDAHIVTGAHPAALLQPTDRDAIATHLATYELSGALVSAMASWLHDPLTGNAEASAVADDLADQGVLACWTAVPPVHGEPHTLGGLVGQAADGEGVGAFRLHPRSHGYSPVSAAMDEFYSALAVTGLPLCVDAAELDWSQLAVIATRFPTLRIVVSQVGYRELRNLSAALRDHDNLSVDLVNFAAHQAVEWLAANGLADRLLFATGLGLRDPAESIVRLAWSGVDDATVRRIGSGNAAGLFAGRLPAAVGGQR
- a CDS encoding ABC transporter substrate-binding protein — its product is MARAVRSSVRARFATAVALAVALPLTLAACVSGNPASQDAPEQSGDAYSGEVEWWTINLQKNYGPDIQKMIDAYRSAHPDVTIKWVDVPGQDITTKLLASIASGNVPDAVNYTSATTGLFAGSMADLNKYFSAEELAAYAPGLAGPLVTKDGRRIAVPWYNGGTSLGFYNSDLLTSAGFSTAKPPKSYDDALALAKTYHQSSGKAATNFMAYSNVVQGNDIALLSEDRTKAAFNTAETVALLEKFKTSFDSGAIAPGSLGANQRELPQSLENRQIAFNPLATSSTLLNVEKNSPAVYKSIAVAPPVSGKSGKYYLPGQQVFGIPAKSGNQAAAAAWIKFVTSSEQQLALCKLVPIYPSTLKTLEDPFFTDISGSTPADQARKILRDTFGNSVDASLGSGNDEQLRELFDQQVRAFMSGTKSAQQALDAAETAWNSALAKGK